In Rutidosis leptorrhynchoides isolate AG116_Rl617_1_P2 chromosome 2, CSIRO_AGI_Rlap_v1, whole genome shotgun sequence, one genomic interval encodes:
- the LOC139888884 gene encoding uncharacterized protein has product MCSQISCVADGDDELKKICEVQEKLIPPRKKMIYKITLHFVSGEAHCSCLLFNREGHLCRHIFHVYENDIFEIPKQHILRRWTRDASKSLNVIFAGVNYHSDVYMITKHLFNNFRRVVSNCKNDKEILQLFSNKFDGFVKEFAPSIPDQHSSTTKVQQIENVLGFSKPSNVRVRAPVVVPNKGQCSSKRYKTAREEAASKSSVNRRKCHRCQGIGHNVRTCTVDLDSEFTDYEDDDEDV; this is encoded by the exons ATGTGTTCTCAAATAAGTTGTGTTGCTGATGGTGATGATGAACTTAAGAAGATTTGTGAAGTTCAGGAAAAGTTAATTCCTCCTCGTAAAAAAATGATTTACAAG ATTACTCTTCATTTTGTGTCTGGTGAAGCACATTGTTCGTGTCTGTTGTTCAACCGTGAAGGCCATTTGTGTCGTCACATATTTCATGTTTATGAAAATGACATTTTTGAAATTCCTAAACAACATATATTGAGGAGGTGGACTAGAGATGCATCTAAATCTTTGAATGTTATTTTTGCTGGTGTTAATTACCATTCTGATGTCTACATGATTACCAAACATCTTTTCAATAATTTTAGAAGAGTTGTTTCTAATTGTAAGAATGACAAAGAAATACTTCAGCTTTTTAGTAATAAGTTTGATGGCTTTGTTAAAGAATTTGCACCTTCCATCCCTGACCAACATTCTTCAACTACAAAGGTTCAACAAATTGAGAATGTTTTGGGATTTTCAAAGCCAAGTAATGTTAGGGTTCGTGCTCCAGTTGTTGTTCCAAACAAAGGTCAATGCAGCAGTAAAAGGTATAAAACAGCTCGAGAAGAGGCTGCAAGTAAATCGTCTGTAAATAGGAGAAAGTGTCATCGTTGTCAAGGGATTGGTCATAATGTTCGTACTTGCACTGTAGACCTTGATTCAGAGTTTACTGATTACGAGGATGATGACGAAGATGTTTAA
- the LOC139888885 gene encoding protein FAR1-RELATED SEQUENCE 5-like, whose product MRFVPITGIDNHKKLVIFGVALLSRETIDLYKWFIDCFLKTFSTEPGLVTTDQDLAVLDAVAEKFKTSKHRLYLWHISQKLKDKFGYVLYNNKVFRKRMNCIFWNKEMSVSSLERHWKSLIVDFESDDAKWFDDMYAIKEMWIPCFFRDVPMNGLMRTSSLFESENSFFSKCKNKHSNLVDFFSRFDAAMDKQHHNTRLIDSQMESRSIKCRTVKPIEL is encoded by the exons ATGAGATTTGTTCCTATCACTGGTATTGATAATCACAAGAAGCTTGTTATATTTGGTGTTGCATTGCTATCGCGTGAAACTATTGATTTGTACAAATGGTTTATTGACTGTTTTTTAAAAACTTTCTCTACTGAACCTGGTTTGGTTACTACTGATCAAGACCTTGCAGTGTTGGACGCGGTAGCTGAGAAGTTTAAAACTTCAAAACACAGATTATATTTGTGGCACATCAGTCAGAAGTTAAAGGATAAG TTTGGTtatgttttatataataataaagtttttcgCAAACGTATGAATTGCATATTTTGGAATAAAGAAATGTCTGTATCATCTTTAGAAAGACATTGGAAGTCGTTAATTGTAGATTTTGAGTCAGACGATGCAAAGTGGTTTGACGATATGTATGCAATCAAGGAGATGTGGATTCCTTGCTTTTTTAGAGATGTACCAATGAATGGCTTAATGCGAACATCCTCATTATTTGAAAGTGAGAATTCGTTTTTCTCTAAATGCAAAAATAAGCATTCAAATTTAGTTGATTTCTTTTCTAGATTTGATGCTGCCATGGATAAGCAGCATCATAATACAAGATTGATAGATTCTCAAATGGAAAGCAGATCTATTAAGTGTAGAACTGTTAAGCCGATTGAGCTTTAA